The following proteins are encoded in a genomic region of Neisseria perflava:
- a CDS encoding low molecular weight protein-tyrosine-phosphatase: MYHNILIVCLGNICRSPTAERIMQKKLPGHRISSAGIKALAGKDADFQAIKTALKHGVIVAGHTARQLTAQMCEQADLILVMEPCQIDMVADIHPPARSKTMLFAQWLPKKTVPDPYKQSSEMFEAVFEQLNAAADTWKTKLNGKTQPV, translated from the coding sequence ATGTACCACAACATACTCATCGTCTGCCTAGGCAACATCTGCCGCTCCCCCACCGCAGAGCGGATTATGCAGAAAAAACTACCCGGCCACCGCATCAGCAGCGCTGGCATAAAAGCACTGGCAGGTAAGGATGCCGATTTCCAAGCCATCAAAACCGCACTCAAACACGGCGTTATCGTTGCAGGCCATACGGCACGCCAACTGACTGCCCAAATGTGCGAACAGGCCGATTTGATTCTCGTCATGGAGCCCTGTCAAATTGACATGGTGGCCGACATCCATCCGCCGGCACGCAGCAAAACCATGCTGTTTGCCCAATGGTTGCCTAAAAAAACCGTACCTGACCCATACAAACAAAGCAGTGAAATGTTTGAAGCCGTTTTTGAACAGCTCAATGCTGCCGCAGACACTTGGAAAACCAAACTAAACGGAAAAACTCAACCGGTATAA
- a CDS encoding polysaccharide export protein: MKKTLSLLTLFALTACNSTTVIPGSTIKTRTKTIVYTDTDTAADTNLDSRVAVYPITPNLIEKMRTPPVLSQANQGLEQSKSAYRYRIGSGDVLNIMVWAHSDLNSPIQQSNPQTNQVSRGAWVDEGGYITYPLAGKIQAKGKTLDELQNTLTNLLKRYIKNPQVAINVTEFRSQRISVSGAISQAGQLPITNIPMTILDAINQAGGVTQSADTQHIKWTHNGVDRTISLQDMLQYGDMSQNHLLSHGDIVYVPNSSNNKIYIMGEVGKQATLPIGNHGLNLTQALGEVGGMNQAYADATGVFVIRRAPEDAARPIHIYQLNLKDATSYALGSEFKLRSEDTVYVTAAPVTRWNRVMSQITNSISNVNTLDNTFK, translated from the coding sequence ATGAAAAAAACACTCTCCCTGCTTACTCTATTCGCACTGACTGCCTGCAACAGCACAACAGTCATTCCTGGTTCAACCATCAAAACCCGAACCAAAACCATTGTTTACACCGACACCGACACCGCAGCCGATACCAACCTCGACAGCCGCGTTGCCGTTTACCCCATCACGCCCAACCTGATTGAAAAAATGCGTACGCCACCCGTACTTTCCCAAGCCAACCAAGGCTTGGAGCAAAGCAAAAGCGCTTACCGCTACCGCATCGGCAGCGGCGACGTCCTCAATATCATGGTTTGGGCGCACTCCGACCTCAATTCCCCCATCCAGCAAAGCAACCCGCAAACCAACCAAGTCAGCCGCGGCGCCTGGGTGGATGAGGGCGGTTATATTACTTACCCGTTAGCAGGCAAAATTCAAGCCAAAGGCAAAACTTTGGACGAATTGCAAAATACCCTGACCAACCTTCTGAAACGCTACATCAAAAATCCTCAAGTAGCCATCAACGTTACCGAATTCCGTTCGCAACGCATTTCAGTATCCGGTGCCATCAGCCAAGCAGGTCAGCTGCCGATTACCAATATCCCGATGACCATTTTGGATGCCATCAACCAAGCAGGCGGCGTCACCCAAAGTGCCGACACCCAACACATCAAATGGACGCACAACGGCGTCGACCGCACCATTTCCCTACAAGACATGTTGCAATACGGTGATATGTCGCAAAACCACCTCCTCAGCCATGGTGACATCGTTTATGTTCCTAACAGCAGCAACAACAAAATCTACATCATGGGTGAAGTCGGCAAACAAGCCACCCTGCCGATCGGCAATCACGGCCTCAACCTGACCCAAGCGCTCGGCGAAGTGGGCGGCATGAACCAAGCCTATGCGGATGCAACCGGCGTATTCGTGATCCGCCGCGCACCTGAAGATGCGGCCAGACCTATCCACATCTACCAGCTCAACCTAAAAGATGCGACTTCTTACGCACTGGGCAGCGAATTCAAATTGCGCTCCGAAGACACCGTTTACGTTACCGCCGCCCCAGTTACCCGTTGGAACCGCGTAATGTCACAAATTACCAACTCCATCAGCAACGTCAATACCCTCGACAATACGTTTAAATAA
- a CDS encoding polysaccharide biosynthesis protein — MNLETLLALPRNLKKTFFVIHDILMIFVAFWFAQSLKVQYSDEWLSIANWLAFGSTAVLTIILFIRIGLYRAVTRFVSIRVLTAAAFGSIISAVLFCLTTLIFEQKLHLALPIVYFLVLVVGVTSSRMILRAILTDHHRKQMTPVIIYGAGQSGRQLLEAIKQVNEYSAIAFVDDNPKIQRTVIYDLVVYNPNEIPMLISRYGVRKILLAIPSSTPEERKDIIRRLEAYKCEVLTIPGMKDLVDGKINVSSLKKISVVDLLGRAPVAPRPELMRADISDKVVMVTGAGGSIGSELCRQILNCRPTKLLLFELSEFALYSIDKELRETQAAQGSQVEVVPLLGSVQNKERLSSIMKAYHVDTVYHAAAYKHVPMVEFNTIEGIQNNVFGTLCCAQAAVDAGVSTFVLISTDKAVRPTNTMGASKRMAELCLQALAAEPEQKTRFCMVRFGNVLGSSGSVVPVFEKQIAEGGPITLTHQDITRYFMTIPEAAQLVIQAGAMGKGGDVFVLDMGESVKIIDLARQMIVLSGLKVKDEQHPHGDIEIKITGLRPGEKLYEELLIGDEVQKTTHPRIMTASEVMLPWTQLSDILSELETACFQSDQNSLRQLLLRAPTGFVPKDGICDLVWQQNNKAV; from the coding sequence ATGAACTTGGAAACCCTGCTGGCTCTGCCGCGCAACCTTAAAAAAACCTTCTTCGTCATCCACGACATCTTGATGATATTCGTGGCGTTTTGGTTTGCCCAAAGCCTCAAAGTGCAATATTCCGACGAATGGTTGAGTATCGCCAACTGGCTGGCTTTCGGCAGCACCGCTGTGCTGACCATCATCCTTTTCATCCGTATCGGCCTCTATCGCGCCGTCACGCGCTTCGTCAGCATCCGCGTCCTGACTGCCGCCGCATTCGGCAGCATTATTTCAGCGGTCTTGTTCTGCCTGACCACCCTGATTTTTGAACAAAAACTACACCTTGCCCTGCCCATCGTCTATTTCTTAGTTCTGGTGGTCGGCGTAACCAGCTCGCGCATGATCCTGCGTGCGATTCTGACCGACCATCACCGCAAACAGATGACCCCTGTCATCATCTACGGCGCAGGCCAATCAGGCCGCCAGTTGTTGGAAGCCATCAAACAGGTTAACGAATATTCGGCCATTGCCTTTGTCGATGACAACCCGAAAATCCAACGTACCGTCATCTATGACCTTGTCGTCTACAACCCCAACGAAATCCCGATGCTGATCAGCCGTTACGGCGTCCGCAAAATTCTGCTGGCGATTCCAAGTTCTACGCCTGAAGAACGCAAAGACATCATCCGCCGCCTCGAAGCATACAAATGCGAAGTCTTGACCATTCCGGGCATGAAGGATTTGGTGGACGGCAAAATCAACGTCAGCTCATTGAAAAAAATCTCTGTGGTCGATTTGCTCGGCCGTGCCCCTGTGGCACCTCGCCCTGAATTGATGCGCGCCGACATCAGCGACAAAGTCGTGATGGTAACCGGCGCAGGCGGCTCTATCGGCTCCGAACTTTGCCGTCAAATTCTCAATTGCCGGCCGACCAAACTGCTGTTGTTTGAATTGTCCGAATTCGCCCTGTACAGCATAGACAAAGAGTTGCGCGAAACCCAAGCCGCGCAAGGCAGCCAAGTTGAAGTCGTACCGCTTTTGGGTTCGGTTCAAAACAAAGAACGCCTTAGCAGCATCATGAAGGCCTATCACGTCGACACCGTTTATCATGCCGCAGCCTACAAACACGTTCCAATGGTAGAGTTCAACACCATCGAAGGCATTCAAAACAACGTGTTCGGCACACTCTGCTGTGCGCAGGCTGCCGTAGATGCAGGCGTTTCCACCTTTGTTTTGATTTCCACCGACAAAGCCGTCCGTCCGACCAACACCATGGGCGCCAGCAAACGCATGGCCGAACTCTGCCTGCAAGCCCTTGCCGCCGAGCCGGAACAAAAAACACGCTTCTGCATGGTGCGTTTCGGCAATGTATTGGGTTCGTCCGGTTCCGTTGTTCCTGTATTTGAAAAACAAATTGCCGAAGGCGGCCCGATTACCCTGACTCACCAAGACATTACCCGCTACTTCATGACCATTCCCGAAGCGGCGCAATTGGTTATCCAAGCCGGCGCAATGGGTAAAGGCGGCGACGTATTCGTCCTCGACATGGGTGAATCCGTCAAAATCATCGACCTTGCCCGTCAAATGATTGTCCTCAGCGGCCTCAAAGTGAAAGACGAACAACACCCCCACGGCGACATCGAAATCAAGATTACCGGCCTGCGCCCGGGCGAGAAACTTTATGAAGAACTGCTCATCGGCGACGAGGTGCAAAAAACCACTCATCCCCGTATTATGACCGCCAGTGAAGTAATGCTTCCATGGACGCAATTATCTGACATACTGTCGGAACTCGAAACCGCTTGTTTCCAAAGCGACCAAAACAGCCTGCGCCAGCTTCTGTTGCGCGCACCGACAGGCTTCGTACCTAAAGACGGTATCTGCGACTTGGTTTGGCAACAAAACAACAAGGCCGTCTGA
- a CDS encoding DegT/DnrJ/EryC1/StrS family aminotransferase, translating to MLNTSLSPWPSFTQEEADAVSKVLLSNKVNYWTGTECREFEKEFAAFVSTQYAVALSNGTLALDVALKAMGIGQGDDVIVTSRTFLASASCIVTAGANPVFADVDLNSQNISAETIKVALTPNTKAIIVVHLAGMPAEMDDIMALAKEHNLWVIEDCAQAHGAKYKGKSVGSIGHVGAWSFCQDKIMTTGGEGGMVTTNDKALWSKMWSYKDHGKSYDAVYHREHAPGFRWLHESFGTNWRMLEMQAVIGRIQLKRMPEWTARRQAHAAKLAESLGKFASIRLVKVADYIEHAQYKFYVFVKPEHLKDGWTRDRIVSELNARKVPCYQGSCSEVYLEKAFDNTPWRPKERLKNAVQLGDTSLMFLVHPTLTDEEIAFCKENIEAVLAEATA from the coding sequence ATGCTTAATACATCACTCTCCCCATGGCCAAGCTTTACTCAAGAAGAAGCCGATGCCGTTTCCAAAGTCCTGCTGTCCAACAAAGTCAACTACTGGACAGGTACGGAATGTCGCGAATTTGAAAAAGAATTTGCTGCTTTTGTCAGCACGCAATACGCCGTCGCCCTTTCCAACGGTACGTTGGCTTTGGACGTAGCCCTCAAAGCAATGGGTATCGGCCAAGGCGATGATGTGATTGTCACTTCGCGCACTTTCTTGGCTTCCGCATCCTGCATCGTGACCGCCGGCGCAAATCCGGTTTTCGCCGATGTCGATTTGAACAGCCAAAACATCAGCGCCGAAACCATCAAAGTCGCTTTGACGCCAAACACAAAAGCCATCATCGTGGTTCACCTTGCTGGGATGCCTGCCGAAATGGACGACATCATGGCTTTGGCAAAAGAACATAACTTGTGGGTTATCGAAGACTGCGCCCAAGCCCACGGTGCGAAATACAAAGGCAAATCCGTCGGCTCTATCGGCCACGTCGGTGCTTGGTCGTTCTGCCAAGACAAAATCATGACCACCGGCGGCGAAGGCGGTATGGTAACCACCAACGACAAAGCGCTGTGGAGCAAAATGTGGTCGTACAAAGACCACGGCAAAAGCTACGATGCCGTGTACCACCGCGAACACGCACCCGGTTTCCGCTGGCTGCACGAAAGCTTCGGTACCAACTGGCGCATGTTGGAAATGCAGGCGGTCATCGGCCGCATCCAGCTCAAACGCATGCCCGAATGGACAGCACGCCGCCAAGCGCACGCCGCCAAACTGGCTGAAAGCTTGGGCAAATTTGCCAGCATCCGTTTGGTTAAAGTGGCCGACTACATCGAACACGCGCAATACAAGTTCTACGTTTTCGTCAAACCCGAACACCTGAAAGACGGCTGGACGCGCGACCGCATCGTCAGCGAATTGAACGCGCGCAAAGTCCCCTGCTATCAAGGCAGCTGCTCCGAAGTGTATTTGGAAAAAGCCTTCGACAACACGCCTTGGCGTCCGAAAGAGCGACTGAAAAACGCTGTCCAACTGGGCGACACCAGCCTGATGTTCTTGGTGCACCCAACCCTGACCGATGAAGAAATTGCGTTCTGCAAAGAAAACATCGAAGCCGTATTGGCTGAAGCCACGGCATAA
- a CDS encoding methionyl-tRNA formyltransferase, translated as MKILFMGRKQVSANLLRFLTKHDHIEIVGVLTDSHLQGSPTTAAAQELGLPLYTFDTALEAMREGRLKYDLGLSVLYWRKLRDEFLSIPTLGTINFHPALLPEYKGTGGYNLAIMDELNEWGNTAHYVDASIDTGEIIEVDRFPIDAETETAQSLERKTMQALEDFARRIITRAIESKTKLPTTPNIGGRYVSRGEMEAMKQIRDGDNIEKKIRAFWFPPYDGAYVEINGQKYTLINRQLLEEIAPKGSTSLFAGKTNA; from the coding sequence ATGAAAATCTTATTTATGGGTCGCAAACAGGTTTCCGCCAACCTGCTTCGTTTTTTGACCAAACATGACCATATCGAAATCGTCGGTGTCTTGACCGACAGCCATCTGCAAGGCTCGCCGACCACGGCTGCCGCGCAGGAATTGGGCCTGCCCCTGTACACCTTCGATACGGCTTTGGAAGCAATGCGAGAAGGCCGTCTGAAATACGATTTGGGCTTGTCCGTCCTTTACTGGCGCAAGCTGCGTGATGAATTCCTGAGCATTCCGACTTTAGGCACAATCAACTTCCACCCTGCGCTGTTGCCCGAATACAAAGGCACAGGCGGCTACAACCTGGCCATCATGGACGAGCTGAACGAATGGGGCAATACCGCCCACTACGTCGATGCTTCCATCGATACCGGCGAAATCATCGAAGTGGACCGTTTCCCTATCGACGCCGAAACAGAAACCGCCCAATCGCTCGAACGCAAAACCATGCAGGCATTGGAAGATTTCGCACGACGCATCATCACCCGCGCCATCGAGTCGAAAACCAAATTGCCGACCACGCCAAACATCGGTGGCCGCTACGTCAGCCGTGGCGAAATGGAAGCCATGAAGCAAATCCGCGACGGCGACAATATCGAGAAGAAAATCCGCGCCTTCTGGTTCCCTCCTTACGACGGCGCATACGTCGAAATCAACGGTCAGAAATACACCCTGATCAACCGCCAACTGCTGGAAGAAATCGCCCCCAAAGGCTCAACCAGTCTTTTTGCAGGAAAAACAAATGCTTAA
- a CDS encoding HAD family hydrolase, which yields MIKPEESVIVFDLDDTLYSEYDYKCSGIQAVVGTITSLYPQHDADVLNEIADNKSKDWLDNLCHHCKLNELEKQSLLWQYRLHRPVIRPYVEPSFLRKLMRPFAACALITDGRSLTQRLKIQALGLTDLFDDILISEAMQSEKPDDKRFVFLQNKYPAAKRFIYIGDNIKKDFVAPNKLGWLSIGIMPKPHNIHQAEPEQYGREYQPTLWINTLEELTTLTTSATEKANA from the coding sequence ATGATTAAGCCGGAAGAATCCGTCATCGTCTTCGATCTTGACGATACGCTTTACTCTGAGTACGACTACAAATGCTCCGGAATACAGGCAGTTGTAGGGACAATTACGTCGCTTTACCCGCAACACGATGCCGACGTACTAAATGAAATTGCAGACAATAAAAGTAAAGACTGGCTCGACAATTTGTGTCATCATTGCAAATTAAACGAACTAGAGAAACAATCACTTTTGTGGCAATATCGACTACATAGGCCTGTTATCCGACCTTATGTCGAACCGTCTTTTTTACGGAAGCTGATGCGCCCTTTTGCCGCATGCGCCCTGATTACAGACGGCCGCAGTCTGACACAGCGTTTGAAAATACAGGCCTTGGGTTTGACCGATTTGTTTGACGACATTTTGATTTCGGAAGCCATGCAATCGGAAAAACCCGACGATAAGCGTTTTGTCTTCCTGCAAAACAAATATCCGGCTGCAAAACGTTTCATCTACATCGGCGACAACATCAAAAAAGATTTTGTCGCACCCAACAAATTGGGTTGGCTCTCCATAGGCATCATGCCTAAGCCGCACAATATTCATCAAGCCGAGCCCGAGCAATACGGTCGTGAATACCAGCCCACCCTTTGGATAAACACCCTGGAAGAACTGACTACACTGACAACTTCCGCCACCGAAAAAGCAAATGCATAA
- a CDS encoding ATP-grasp domain-containing protein produces the protein MKKNNILILSAGRRVELVQDFQTEAARFSDGIGVFATDLNPHMSSACHVADRAFSVPRIDAAEYIDSIFELAKQNNIGLIVPTIDTELLKLAEARDRFEAEGIHIVISDAKLITLCRDKRLTAGLFAQYGIRSPEIYERGRLIFPCFAKPYDGSRAIGAKKINTPADLTVDITEDPKMMFAQYIDIENTFSEFTVDMYYDRQGRLKCAIPRERLEVRTGEVSKGATRRNALYKELVEKMAVLEGARGCITAQFFVSKTDSTTYGVEINPRFGGGFPLTYAAGGNYPGWLIQEYIGGQDVPFSDDWENNLIMLRYDAKVLVREHD, from the coding sequence ATGAAAAAAAATAACATACTGATTCTGTCGGCAGGTCGCCGCGTCGAATTGGTGCAGGACTTCCAAACCGAAGCCGCACGTTTTTCAGACGGCATCGGCGTATTTGCCACTGACCTCAATCCCCACATGTCTTCAGCCTGCCATGTTGCCGACCGCGCTTTCAGCGTACCGCGCATCGACGCAGCCGAATACATCGACAGCATTTTCGAACTGGCCAAACAAAACAACATCGGCCTGATTGTGCCGACCATCGATACTGAACTGCTCAAGCTGGCCGAAGCACGTGACCGTTTTGAAGCCGAAGGAATACATATCGTCATTTCCGACGCCAAACTGATTACCCTGTGCCGCGACAAGCGCTTGACCGCAGGCCTGTTTGCACAATACGGCATCCGTTCGCCTGAAATTTACGAACGTGGCCGCCTGATTTTCCCATGTTTTGCCAAGCCTTATGACGGCAGCCGCGCCATCGGTGCGAAAAAAATCAACACACCGGCTGATTTGACTGTCGACATTACCGAAGACCCGAAAATGATGTTCGCCCAATACATCGATATCGAGAATACTTTCTCCGAGTTTACCGTCGATATGTATTACGACCGTCAAGGACGTCTGAAATGCGCCATTCCTCGCGAGCGTTTAGAAGTGCGCACCGGCGAAGTCAGCAAAGGCGCAACCCGACGCAATGCCCTGTATAAAGAGCTGGTTGAAAAAATGGCCGTATTGGAAGGCGCACGCGGCTGCATTACCGCGCAATTCTTCGTCAGCAAAACCGACAGTACGACCTACGGCGTGGAAATCAACCCGCGTTTCGGCGGCGGTTTCCCACTGACTTACGCAGCAGGCGGCAACTATCCGGGCTGGCTGATTCAAGAATACATCGGTGGCCAAGACGTCCCTTTCTCCGACGATTGGGAAAACAATTTAATCATGCTTCGTTACGATGCTAAGGTTTTGGTAAGAGAACATGATTAA
- a CDS encoding sugar transferase translates to MNKFFKRLFDIVASASGLIILSPVFLILVYLIRKNLGSPVFFIQERPGKDGKPFKMIKFRSMRDAIDKDGNPLPDSERLTDFGKKLRATSLDELPELWNVLKGEMSLVGPRPLLMHYLPLYNDFQNRRHEMKPGVTGWAQVNGRNAISWDEKFAHDVWYIDNFSFWLDIKILFLTVKKVFVKEGISAEGEATMPYFTGNKTDEKK, encoded by the coding sequence ATGAATAAATTTTTCAAACGCCTGTTTGACATTGTTGCCTCCGCTTCAGGGCTGATTATCCTGTCGCCTGTGTTTTTGATTTTGGTGTACCTCATCCGCAAAAACTTAGGTTCGCCTGTATTCTTCATCCAAGAGCGACCGGGCAAGGATGGCAAGCCGTTTAAAATGATTAAATTCCGCTCCATGCGCGATGCAATCGATAAAGACGGCAACCCGCTACCGGACAGCGAACGCCTGACCGATTTCGGCAAAAAATTACGTGCCACCAGTTTGGACGAACTTCCTGAATTATGGAATGTCTTAAAAGGCGAGATGAGTCTAGTTGGCCCTCGTCCGCTGCTGATGCACTACCTGCCGTTGTACAACGACTTCCAAAACCGCCGCCACGAAATGAAACCGGGCGTAACCGGTTGGGCGCAAGTCAATGGCCGCAACGCCATTTCATGGGACGAAAAGTTCGCCCACGATGTTTGGTACATCGACAACTTCAGCTTTTGGCTGGATATCAAAATTTTGTTCCTGACGGTTAAAAAAGTCTTCGTCAAAGAAGGCATCTCAGCCGAAGGAGAAGCCACCATGCCTTATTTCACGGGTAATAAAACTGATGAAAAAAAATAA
- a CDS encoding glycosyltransferase, giving the protein MNITIVAPYCSLPSEPHFNRFWYLAELLSQSHDVLLITSNFKHYDKSFRRPEDAEAASQGRLKVMLLEESGYSKNVSLGRVTSHHRFVKHFEKWLENCRPGEQDVVFSAYPLIATNLLLGKHKTRLGYKLIVDVQDVWPESFSSVVPFLKKVPHNLLPFASRANQVYRYADALVAVSQTYLDRAKEANPNVPGEVVYIGADFPKLDAAPAKDFGDDKTRFFYLGTLSYSYDVETVCKGVRKLLDAGENVELHIMGGGPDLERLKQYACDGIKFYGYIPYAEMMSVAKGCDISVNAIHSYAMQSITNKLSDYMALQKPILNSQVNDEVAEVLTLLPHANYRSGDVDGFVQAAKDILKRKNDPVQSEEIVRRFKRDVAYQKIVNLIERLAHE; this is encoded by the coding sequence ATGAACATTACCATCGTCGCCCCTTATTGCTCGCTGCCGTCCGAGCCGCATTTCAACCGCTTCTGGTATCTTGCCGAGCTGTTGTCGCAGTCGCATGACGTGTTGCTGATTACCAGCAACTTCAAGCACTACGACAAATCTTTCAGACGGCCTGAAGATGCCGAGGCCGCCTCACAAGGCCGTCTGAAAGTCATGCTGTTGGAAGAAAGCGGATACAGCAAAAACGTGTCTTTGGGACGCGTGACCAGCCATCACCGCTTTGTCAAACATTTTGAAAAATGGTTGGAAAACTGCCGTCCGGGCGAACAAGACGTCGTCTTTTCCGCCTATCCGCTGATTGCCACCAACCTGCTGTTGGGCAAACACAAAACGCGTTTGGGCTACAAACTGATTGTCGATGTGCAGGATGTATGGCCGGAGTCTTTCTCCTCGGTCGTACCGTTTTTGAAAAAAGTACCGCACAACCTGCTGCCCTTTGCTTCACGCGCCAACCAAGTCTACCGCTACGCCGATGCGCTGGTTGCCGTATCGCAGACTTATCTCGACCGCGCCAAAGAAGCCAATCCGAACGTACCCGGCGAAGTCGTCTATATCGGCGCTGATTTTCCCAAACTCGATGCCGCGCCTGCTAAAGATTTTGGCGACGACAAAACCCGCTTTTTCTACTTGGGTACGCTCAGTTACAGCTATGACGTGGAAACCGTGTGCAAAGGCGTTCGCAAACTGTTGGATGCCGGCGAAAACGTCGAATTGCACATCATGGGCGGTGGCCCCGATTTGGAGAGGCTCAAACAATATGCCTGCGACGGCATCAAGTTCTACGGCTACATTCCTTACGCCGAAATGATGTCGGTCGCCAAAGGCTGCGACATTTCCGTCAACGCCATCCACTCTTACGCCATGCAGTCGATTACCAACAAACTGTCCGACTATATGGCTTTGCAAAAACCGATTCTGAACAGCCAGGTTAACGACGAAGTTGCCGAAGTCCTTACCCTGCTGCCGCATGCGAACTACCGTTCCGGCGATGTGGACGGTTTCGTTCAAGCAGCCAAAGATATTCTGAAGCGCAAAAACGATCCTGTTCAGTCCGAAGAAATCGTCCGCCGCTTCAAACGCGACGTTGCCTATCAAAAAATCGTCAACCTGATTGAAAGATTAGCTCATGAATAA
- a CDS encoding glycosyltransferase family 4 protein produces MKIILTTSMSGLGGTENATFRLGRLLKQRGHDIVLASSDGPLIQEAQALGIRWQPIDFYRGGLLGYVKGMFAYMKLLKKEKPDVIHCQMARIVPACAIAAKFASPKTKVFYHARGLDPETYPKIAKLFDKLGVYIIGNCKHEREKLIRYGFPANRITYTYNALHKADFVPEKTVKDYVQLGTLSRLDTVRAVHLMLDILKKMVDRGMPVRLNVAGIGEEMDNLKAQAKRLGIEDKVTFLGGVRDLTGYFKEVDILVNTPHCVGDHGAGVGNNILEAGLYDTPVVTYNMAGISEMVITGQTGYCIPFGDDEAFIEAVDTLIKHPELRSQMGKALHKHVETLCSDDEIYRTTMAAYEM; encoded by the coding sequence ATGAAAATCATCCTGACTACCTCCATGTCCGGCCTCGGTGGCACTGAAAACGCCACTTTCCGCCTCGGTCGCCTGCTCAAACAACGCGGACACGATATCGTATTGGCCTCTTCAGACGGCCCTTTGATTCAGGAAGCGCAAGCATTGGGCATCCGTTGGCAACCGATCGATTTTTACCGAGGCGGATTATTGGGTTACGTCAAAGGCATGTTTGCCTATATGAAACTGCTGAAAAAAGAGAAACCCGATGTGATTCACTGCCAAATGGCGCGTATCGTTCCGGCCTGCGCCATTGCGGCCAAGTTCGCTTCGCCGAAAACCAAAGTGTTCTACCACGCGCGCGGCCTTGATCCGGAAACTTATCCGAAAATCGCCAAGCTTTTCGACAAGCTGGGCGTGTACATCATCGGCAACTGCAAACACGAACGCGAAAAACTCATCCGTTACGGTTTCCCTGCCAACCGCATCACCTACACTTACAACGCCCTGCACAAAGCAGATTTCGTTCCTGAAAAAACGGTCAAAGACTATGTCCAACTGGGCACGCTTTCCCGTTTGGACACCGTCCGCGCCGTGCATCTGATGTTGGATATTTTGAAGAAAATGGTTGACCGCGGCATGCCTGTACGCCTCAACGTTGCAGGTATCGGCGAAGAAATGGACAACCTCAAAGCCCAAGCCAAACGTTTGGGCATTGAAGACAAAGTCACCTTCCTCGGCGGTGTCCGCGACTTGACCGGCTACTTCAAAGAAGTCGATATTTTGGTGAACACGCCGCATTGCGTGGGCGACCACGGCGCAGGTGTCGGCAACAATATTTTGGAAGCCGGCCTTTACGACACGCCTGTCGTGACCTACAACATGGCGGGCATTTCCGAAATGGTCATCACCGGCCAAACCGGCTACTGCATTCCTTTCGGCGATGACGAAGCGTTTATCGAAGCCGTCGATACACTCATCAAGCATCCTGAGTTGCGCAGTCAAATGGGCAAAGCCCTGCACAAACACGTTGAGACCTTATGCTCCGACGACGAAATCTACCGCACCACCATGGCTGCGTACGAAATGTAA